The sequence below is a genomic window from Anopheles cruzii chromosome 3, idAnoCruzAS_RS32_06, whole genome shotgun sequence.
AAGGATACCCGATCTCGTCCGCAAGATCACCGATCGTAATTGTCTGTCATATGTTTACAGGGACTCTTCATCGACACCTGCAAACGCATGGTGTGGACTACCTGCAGTTTTCCTTCCGGTGGATGAATAATTTACTGACACGCGAACTACCACTTTATTGCACTATCCGCCTCTGGGACACGTACCTGGCCGAGTCGGACGGCTTCGCCGTGTTTCAGCTGTACGTTTGTGCCGCTTTTCTGCTGCACTGGCGTGATCAGCTGCTGCAAGAGAAGGACTTTCAGGTACGACCGCAGGTTCGGTTTGAGAAGGTCCGTAAGAGATTGCTAATCGTCACATTTTGCCCCCGCAGGGACTAATGCTACTGCTGCAGAATCTACCGACTCATAACTGGATGGACTCGCATATCGGTGTGCTGGTTGCGGAAGCGTTTCGACTCAAGTTTACGTACGCTGACGCTCCGAAGCATCTGGAGGGTAAAAGTTGACCCGGAATGGCACCGGACGCTGGGTATCATAATTACTGTAGGAACTATCTATATAAGATCATCTAGGAGCGCGCGTCTGTTTGACGGTTCCAGAAGTTTGCGGACTCTCAAGGGAGAGCGGAGAACAGGGCAACGAAGAGAAGCAATCGGCAAACAACGTTTCTTGTAGAACAAGCGACAAACGAGGGAACAAAGCTGCGAGCGAAGAAGGGAAGCAGAAAGGAGTAATAGAAGGTATATGAAAgttttgcctttgcctttCCCCCCCAGCACCGTTGTTCCAGTAGCAGACTGGTGAAAACGGTCGCTTTTTTTGCGAAGGAGGAAGTATTAATAACGTTTGATTTTCGTGGGTTTTTGTTCCGGTGTTAGGTTTCAAAAACTTTGATAGAAAACATGATGAATTTTTATACACAGAAAATGAACCGATTTACAGTCGACCGCTGCACCACATGAGCAGCAATACATGCGCCATAGCTTTTGGTGGGGTCCGCCGAAACAATTATGGGGCTTCCGCGTTGGAATCCACAGTAGAACATGTAAATGTAACGAAGGCAACGACGTGCTGAGTGAAAATGATGCAAATAGCTTTGAGGTCCGCGACAACTGCAATTTCCGTGCGGAACATATTTGACGACGGAACAGAACGATGTCTAATATTAACGGATGATCATGAAGAAGCAAGGAAAATCACCAACCAATTAGTTAATTGTAAggaaataaatgaaaataaatcaaaccaatACCAATAGCTTTACCGGAGTAGTGCGtgttgaattttatttcttttcccatcTGGTTTGTTCANNNNNNNNNNNNNNNNNNNNNNNNNNNNNNNNNNNNNNNNNNNNNNNNNNNNNNNNNNNNNNNNNNNNNNNNNNNNNNNNNNNNNNNNNNNNNNNNNNNNCAATCCTTCCACGTGATGCTGTAGCTTTCAATCAGTGTTATCAGCCCGTTGATAATCGCCGACAGTAGGTTCGGTTTGCTGAGTATGAGATCTACTTTTGCACTGCCATCCACCGGGTCTCCAGCACCTTTGGTAGACGGGCAGCACATACCCGGTAGAAACTCCTTCAGCAGATACACGAACGCTTGGAAAGCGATGACTGCGCGATGACGCGGCAATTTGTGGGTCGTCACGATGCCCTGGATCGACTTGCACGCCAGTTCCGTCACGTTCAGGTTGTAGGCCTGAAAGATGTCCCGGCAGGCGTAGATTAGCCGGACCGTAAATTCGCACGCAATGTCGTAGAGTTTGGTGCAAAACTTTTCGATGTAATCCGGCAACTCTTTCGAGGCCAAACATTGCATTTCGTACAGAACGGGaaacagctgcagcagcaaaattTGATCTCCGAATCGTATGCTTTGGTTCTTAAGCACCACCTCTTCGGGAGCCCGATCGCCAAGTATGCGCCACAACGCGTGGTGTGTTTCGGCCATCAGCATCACGTTCTGCACGTTTCCCCGACGGATCGAGAAGTTTACGTAGTTGAGAAAGTTGATCGTGTAGCGATCGAACGTTAAATCCACTGCATCGAGCGGGTCGTCCGGCGGGATCTCCGTGGTGCAGAGCCGGGCACAGTTGGCGAAGATGTGCGTTTGCCAGATTTTCGCCAAAAACGTGTGATCGTGCATGGTGTCGGTGAACTTCCAGAGATTAAGCTGAAATTTGTACTTGTACAGGATGAAATAGGCAACCCGTGTCCGCTGGCGCGACTCGATGATCCTTCGGAACAGCGTTTGCATAAGACTCAGCAGCGGCGTGATGATCTTTTGCGAGTGATCATCGTTCACCAGAACCGCATCGTCCTGCTCCGGGCTCTTCCACACGGCATCAATCAGCGGGGAAAGGATCGTGCGAACGATTTCCTGCACCTCGTCGTAGTCTCCCATCGCACAGAAGCGCTCGAGAACTTCGTAGATGAACAGAGACGTCTCGCGGGTGATGTAGATCGTCTGGTAACCGTTGTAGTAATCAAGGCAGATCCGCCACGAGCCGGACTGCTTGATCCAACTCATCCCCATCGCATGCCCCGAGATAGCTTTCAGCACCAGCACGTGGCCGAGCTTGATCGACGGATTTTGGAGCTTTCCGTTGCGCTGGATGCAATCCTGGAAGCGGTCCAGCATCCGATTGCTGGTTTGGACACGGGCAAAGTCCCACTCATTCTCGACTATCATCGCCAGCAGCTGCAAAGTGAAGGCACCGatatcggtggccggtggtcgatCACTTTCCCACTGCTGCAGCATCGTCTCGAGCCAACGGAACGCCTCCGGTGACTTTATAAGCTTACGGTGCTCTGCGAATGGAGGACAGAGAATGGAGAACTCCATAACCAATACTCGTATCACCCCCCGTTTTGACCAGTCATTCCATCCTCAGATAAGAACGCACTTCCGCCGTTCGATTCATTGATTTTGACACCTTTCCGCATCGTTCCGCATGGCGGTTTTCGTACCTTCTTCATACTTGCCCGACAGATGGCTGATAATCATTTCCAGATAGACGTCGTTGTTGATCCGAAAGTCCCTATTAACAAACGCTGCCAAAACCTTGTGGAACTTGTCCTGGCAATTATCGCCCGATTGGGGCTCCATCGGGCCGCCTGTTCTGGACTTTCCGCCCGTTCCCGTGGCCTCCTCTGCGGACATCAGCGCGGTTGCCGGTGGTTGCCCTTTGTTAACTCGCACTCGGGATCCGGTCAGCGGCTCCGAATGCTGCTCATCGTCGCACAAACGCGCCTTACACTCCCGATGCTAGTGCGCACTCGATGGACAAGTAAACATGCTCAGTCAATACCTAAACAAACGATATCGAAGATTcaaccgatcgacgatcggaaCTTTGCCGCTCcgttgttttgacagctgacagcATGGCTAAACTGAGTTACGAGTAATCGATGAAAATCCGCAAGGACAGCCGTTGCATGTTTAAATTTGAGGCAGTCGCAAATACCGGAAGGTACATTTATATGCTTAAACAGTAAGGGTTTGAAAGTTATTCCATCTAGTTTCCCACAGTTTGTAACAATGTTGCTACATTCTCGAACCAAAAACGATTCTTACggacaaaattcattcttaccGAAATCAacttcgggtcgaaaaaccagagagcgcacagaaatgagagagaatagcgaaatacagagagagaagagaaaagttggccagtttcggttaagaaaggtcaggttcaaaagtgaggtttttatttttctagaGGGAACGAAAACGCAAGAAACAGAAAGCACTGAAACTAAAGTgttatttcaaaacaaaacacaaattcaaGCTAGGTGGTGGGTTTTCGTTCGGCTGTTGGTAATATTTTCGAATACGTTAAGTACAGATTGATTTCGAACAtccgagagagaaagaggcaaaataacacaataaaaaggtgtttgtttcgatacaataataataatctgAAATCTAGAGTGGTTTTAGCCTAgccgcagaaaaaaaaacaaagtttgacatttcgttcGCTTGCAACTACAACATCGTCGTCAGTGTCCAAAGATTGtccaaaaaggaacaaaacacATCATCTGCAGCGGAAAAGTGGCGTGTCTTTCACGCACGGTTCGGGTGGTTCAATGGTTGGCGTGACATTTTCCTGCTAGCAAAGTGGAGAAGTTTTTCGCGTAGTGCACCGTTCCAGTTTCGCAAAGAGCAGTGGCGGCCAGTAAACACAATATCTAACAGAACAATCGAGCATGCGACAGGCCTCCACAATGCGGTCGTTTGGCTCGGTTCGCCCGTTCGCTTGAAAATTTCGCGTGAACTTTGTGAAAAAAATGTAACCACAAGTTGGTCGAGCGTTCCTGGAATTGCTGCCCCGTCGGTCGGGCCGTCCGTGCGTCGAAAACCGGGCACAGTTCTTAGCCGTTGGGGGGTTCTTGACCGTCTTCCGGCCCGAGTTTTCCAGCGAATTCCTGGCTTTTGTCAAACTGGCCTCACCGCCGCACACAGAGTTCGCCGTCGTAGGTCGCATTCATTCTCCGTTCTTCACAcatcccgacgacgacacacacacgcgggttCGACACACAGcgcggccaccgtttcgcTACGGGCACGCGCGACAACCGCAAccaacagagaaagagagagcgagagagggagacagcTGATCGATCTAGTATCGCCCGTCTCGCGCGGAAAAGGATCGTGACCCGCAGAGTacgacagagcgagagaggagaGGCCTTCCAGGAGTGTGTTATTATTCGTCGCGGCGCGATTGTCTCCGGTCTTCGCCTCTTGTGCCGCATCGGCGGGTCAGTCGTCGCGCTCTTCCttacccaacacacacacacgcggcgcgcCGGCCGTCGACCCAAACGGCTCTTTGGGGAGGACGGGACGACCGGAAATCACCGGCGGTGCAGAGAACGGAAGTCAATTGCGGCGTGTGGACTGCGAAAACGCAGGGATCCTTTAACGCGCGTGACCTTTGTGTGAAGGTGTGGTGttaatctaaaaaaaaaagaagtgcTGTGAAAGAAATGTGGCAATGCCGATATCCGCAATTGCGGGCAcacccgtgtgcgtgtgtgtcttgAAAAGGTTCGAAAGTGCGTGCGGCGGCACCGTTGTTTGGCTATTTTAGGGTTTACTGTGCGCCCCGAAGAACGCGTTGTTGTATCCAGCGTGCGTGCGCTCTGCAGTTGTATGCGTGTGTGCCCCGAAAAAGGCCCGGCGtttgccagtgtgtgtgtgtggttagcAATCCTGCACACCGTCGCAGCGTGCGGTGCGTTGAATGAATGTGTCATGCTGTTTTTTCCGTGCCGCCGAGGAGATGTTGTGTGATAAGAAATAGTTCTTCAAGAAAGCCAGCTTTTCGCTGGCATTGTGTTTGCCGCGGGGTCGGAAAAAAGGTGTAGAAAAGCCGCACCCTCACGGAAGAGAGGAAGGTGGTTGTGAAATTGCCCAACCCGACGACCGACTGTCGACGGTGGGCTAGTGTGTGGAACCCGTCCCCGGAGCGGGACCGGAAGGAAAATTAAGGAAAGGTGAAAGTGAGTTTGGTTCGCAAGAACACGGCGCgagcgcgcggcggcggccgtgtgGTGTCACAAGAAGTTTTCAACGCGCGCCGTAAGGCAggataaaagaaagaaaaaacggcaacgTAGTACAAAATGTCAACATCGTCGGAAAGGTGTGTATGGATTTGCGGTGCGATATTTCACAACTCCTTTTTTTGCGACCAGGTTCCCACCGCCACTACCAGCATCGTCGGGGAGCATCGGTCACTTGCCTGTCTGGGTCTGGAAGCGGTCAGCGAAAAATAGCTCACATTTTCGTGTCCCCCTTGTCCTTCTCTGGCCCATCGCTCGTAGGCTGTCAAAATCGATACGAACCATGTTTATGATACGGTGCTACGAGAGCCGAGCACACAGTAGGCTGCGCGCCTGCGATGACAGCATAAACAACAGCATAAAAGCGGCTCGTtggtgtctctgtgtgtgtgcgtttcttttcttttttgtttaatctCTCTCGTCTCGGCTCTCCAGCGGGCGGGTGTcatatgttttcttttgtgaTTTCATCCATCCTCATCTGTTGGTTTAGCGGGTGCCagagc
It includes:
- the LOC128270412 gene encoding uncharacterized protein LOC128270412 gives rise to the protein MSAEEATGTGGKSRTGGPMEPQSGDNCQDKFHKVLAAFVNRDFRINNDVYLEMIISHLSGKYEEEHRKLIKSPEAFRWLETMLQQWESDRPPATDIGAFTLQLLAMIVENEWDFARVQTSNRMLDRFQDCIQRNGKLQNPSIKLGHVLVLKAISGHAMGMSWIKQSGSWRICLDYYNGYQTIYITRETSLFIYEVLERFCAMGDYDEVQEIVRTILSPLIDAVWKSPEQDDAVLVNDDHSQKIITPLLSLMQTLFRRIIESRQRTRVAYFILYKYKFQLNLWKFTDTMHDHTFLAKIWQTHIFANCARLCTTEIPPDDPLDAVDLTFDRYTINFLNYVNFSIRRGNVQNVMLMAETHHALWRILGDRAPEEVVLKNQSIRFGDQILLLQLFPVLYEMQCLASKELPDYIEKFCTKLYDIACEFTVRLIYACRDIFQAYNLNVTELACKSIQGIVTTHKLPRHRAVIAFQAFVYLLKEFLPGMCCPSTKGAGDPVDGSAKVDLILSKPNLLSAIINGLITLIESYSITWKD